The following are encoded in a window of Fusarium oxysporum f. sp. lycopersici 4287 chromosome 5, whole genome shotgun sequence genomic DNA:
- a CDS encoding vacuolar fusion protein MON1, producing MESDEMTPKPASPTNEDYRPPLPPRPSTSATDTASLQAHATTAITPVEIQTLSFPDGSRGTFSTPGPDALPSPAEGGHASPNRQESSGSGEADETASIMSFAPTMRPAGDIASLLVGELHKKSPAWKMLRTQSATVLPFEKGRIGANDRFAEFHHEFTSLPEDYDEDVESDILHLWKSKLKHYLILSSAGKPIWSRYGDLSLINSSMGVVQTIISFYEGAKNPLQAFSAGDTRFVILTKGPLYFVAISKLGESDSQIQAQLDALYMQILSTLTLPRLTHIFANRPSTDLRKPLEGTEGLLSSLADTFTKGSASALLGSLECLRLRKSQRHAINNTFLKLRTDKLLYGLIVAGGKLVSVIRPRRHSLHPSDLQLIFNMLFESDGIKGGGGENWIPICLPAFNNKGYLYMYVSFFDGTSGDQASSPAAAQGRSSEEEIAMILVSTDRESFFELRQMRDNVAQQLAKNGTLAIIQNATRLGRPKIHEIAPGSQVSHFLYKSRANVQFCMASLEPHFTGLVERRRLMTVYHELHASIHAKHSHLKVLHAIGDDATSLAWTTPVFEFYCVAGPNVSRATITQGANKIIQWAKREEERLFIIGGGVF from the coding sequence ATGGAGTCAGATGAAATGACCCCAAAGCCAGCATCTCCCACAAACGAAGATTATCGTCCACCTCTACCGCCTCGGCCATCAACGAGCGCTACCGACACGGCGTCTCTGCAAGCTCATGCTACCACGGCAATAACTCCTGTTGAAATACAGACGCTCTCTTTTCCTGATGGATCTCGAGGGACATTTTCCACTCCTGGACCCGACGCACTCCCAAGCCCTGCTGAGGGTGGTCATGCTTCCCCAAATCGACAGGAGAGTAGTGGCAGCGGTGAGGCAGACGAGACTGCTAGCATCATGAGTTTTGCACCGACAATGCGACCTGCTGGCGATATCGCAAGTCTACTCGTCGGTGAACTACATAAGAAGAGTCCAGCTTGGAAAATGCTGCGAACTCAGTCGGCTACTGTTCTTCCTTTCGAGAAAGGCAGAATAGGCGCAAACGACCGGTTCGCTGAGTTTCACCACGAGTTCACTTCTCTACCGGAGGATtatgatgaagatgttgagtcTGACATTTTGCATCTCTGGAAGTCGAAGCTGAAGCATTATCTGATTCTGTCATCAGCCGGAAAGCCCATTTGGAGCCGCTATGGAGATCTGAGTCTGATAAACTCATCCATGGGCGTTGTTCAAACCATCATTTCATTCTATGAAGGTGCCAAGAATCCCCTTCAGGCCTTTTCTGCCGGGGATACTCGTTTTGTTATCTTGACGAAAGGCCCGCTCTACTTTGTCGCTATCAGCAAGCTGGGTGAAAGCGACTCGCAGATACAGGCACAATTGGATGCGCTATATATGCAAATCTTGTCAACACTAACCTTGCCCAGACTAACTCATATTTTTGCGAACCGACCGTCAACTGACTTGCGAAAGCCTCTTGAAGGGACCGAGGGTCTTCTGTCTTCTCTGGCTGATACGTTCACAAAGGGATCTGCTTCGGCTTTGCTTGGATCTTTGGAATGTCTCCGGCTTCGAAAGTCTCAACGGCATGCAATCAACAATACTTTCCTCAAATTGCGTACAGACAAGTTGCTGTATGGTCTAATTGTGGCTGGTGGGAAACTTGTCAGCGTCATTCGGCCTCGTCGGCATTCACTTCATCCCAGCGACCTGCAACTTATTTTCAATATGCTCTTCGAGAGCGACGGCATCAAGGGTGGTGGTGGAGAGAACTGGATCCCCATTTGCCTTCCCGCTTTTAACAACAAAGGTTATCTTTACATGTACGTCAGTTTCTTTGACGGTACTTCTGGGGATCAAGCTAGTTCTCCTGCCGCGGCACAAGGGCGCTcatcagaagaagaaatCGCAATGATCCTCGTAAGCACCGATCGTGAAAGCTTCTTCGAGCTGAGGCAGATGCGGGACAATGTCGCCCAGCAGCTTGCCAAAAATGGGACACTGGCTATTATTCAGAACGCTACCCGTCTTGGTCGACCAAAAATACACGAAATTGCCCCCGGGAGCCAAGTCAGCCACTTCCTTTACAAGTCGCGGGCCAACGTACAATTCTGCATGGCGTCATTGGAGCCGCACTTCACTGGTCTTGTTGAGCGCAGGAGATTGATGACGGTGTACCATGAGCTCCATGCATCCATTCACGCCAAACACTCGCATCTCAAAGTTTTGCACGCTATCGGAGATGATGCCACCTCATTGGCATGGACCACACCCGTGTTTGAGTTCTACTGTGTTGCTGGGCCTAATGTGTCGAGAGCGACCATTACACAAGGAGCGAACAAGATTATCCAATGGGCcaagagggaagaagagcgcCTTTTCATCATTGGCGGTGGTGTATTCTGA
- a CDS encoding vacuolar fusion protein MON1 has product MSFAPTMRPAGDIASLLVGELHKKSPAWKMLRTQSATVLPFEKGRIGANDRFAEFHHEFTSLPEDYDEDVESDILHLWKSKLKHYLILSSAGKPIWSRYGDLSLINSSMGVVQTIISFYEGAKNPLQAFSAGDTRFVILTKGPLYFVAISKLGESDSQIQAQLDALYMQILSTLTLPRLTHIFANRPSTDLRKPLEGTEGLLSSLADTFTKGSASALLGSLECLRLRKSQRHAINNTFLKLRTDKLLYGLIVAGGKLVSVIRPRRHSLHPSDLQLIFNMLFESDGIKGGGGENWIPICLPAFNNKGYLYMYVSFFDGTSGDQASSPAAAQGRSSEEEIAMILVSTDRESFFELRQMRDNVAQQLAKNGTLAIIQNATRLGRPKIHEIAPGSQVSHFLYKSRANVQFCMASLEPHFTGLVERRRLMTVYHELHASIHAKHSHLKVLHAIGDDATSLAWTTPVFEFYCVAGPNVSRATITQGANKIIQWAKREEERLFIIGGGVF; this is encoded by the coding sequence ATGAGTTTTGCACCGACAATGCGACCTGCTGGCGATATCGCAAGTCTACTCGTCGGTGAACTACATAAGAAGAGTCCAGCTTGGAAAATGCTGCGAACTCAGTCGGCTACTGTTCTTCCTTTCGAGAAAGGCAGAATAGGCGCAAACGACCGGTTCGCTGAGTTTCACCACGAGTTCACTTCTCTACCGGAGGATtatgatgaagatgttgagtcTGACATTTTGCATCTCTGGAAGTCGAAGCTGAAGCATTATCTGATTCTGTCATCAGCCGGAAAGCCCATTTGGAGCCGCTATGGAGATCTGAGTCTGATAAACTCATCCATGGGCGTTGTTCAAACCATCATTTCATTCTATGAAGGTGCCAAGAATCCCCTTCAGGCCTTTTCTGCCGGGGATACTCGTTTTGTTATCTTGACGAAAGGCCCGCTCTACTTTGTCGCTATCAGCAAGCTGGGTGAAAGCGACTCGCAGATACAGGCACAATTGGATGCGCTATATATGCAAATCTTGTCAACACTAACCTTGCCCAGACTAACTCATATTTTTGCGAACCGACCGTCAACTGACTTGCGAAAGCCTCTTGAAGGGACCGAGGGTCTTCTGTCTTCTCTGGCTGATACGTTCACAAAGGGATCTGCTTCGGCTTTGCTTGGATCTTTGGAATGTCTCCGGCTTCGAAAGTCTCAACGGCATGCAATCAACAATACTTTCCTCAAATTGCGTACAGACAAGTTGCTGTATGGTCTAATTGTGGCTGGTGGGAAACTTGTCAGCGTCATTCGGCCTCGTCGGCATTCACTTCATCCCAGCGACCTGCAACTTATTTTCAATATGCTCTTCGAGAGCGACGGCATCAAGGGTGGTGGTGGAGAGAACTGGATCCCCATTTGCCTTCCCGCTTTTAACAACAAAGGTTATCTTTACATGTACGTCAGTTTCTTTGACGGTACTTCTGGGGATCAAGCTAGTTCTCCTGCCGCGGCACAAGGGCGCTcatcagaagaagaaatCGCAATGATCCTCGTAAGCACCGATCGTGAAAGCTTCTTCGAGCTGAGGCAGATGCGGGACAATGTCGCCCAGCAGCTTGCCAAAAATGGGACACTGGCTATTATTCAGAACGCTACCCGTCTTGGTCGACCAAAAATACACGAAATTGCCCCCGGGAGCCAAGTCAGCCACTTCCTTTACAAGTCGCGGGCCAACGTACAATTCTGCATGGCGTCATTGGAGCCGCACTTCACTGGTCTTGTTGAGCGCAGGAGATTGATGACGGTGTACCATGAGCTCCATGCATCCATTCACGCCAAACACTCGCATCTCAAAGTTTTGCACGCTATCGGAGATGATGCCACCTCATTGGCATGGACCACACCCGTGTTTGAGTTCTACTGTGTTGCTGGGCCTAATGTGTCGAGAGCGACCATTACACAAGGAGCGAACAAGATTATCCAATGGGCcaagagggaagaagagcgcCTTTTCATCATTGGCGGTGGTGTATTCTGA
- a CDS encoding hypothetical protein (At least one base has a quality score < 10), whose protein sequence is MTAAPKQSDPASEEDSVHAPNNANNIHDEAAIKKQPGRQKWFIIGATVFLIVLILSLTLGLYYGLRQGKSSDDDKEEPAKKREGPFVDLGYSKYEGNVLESNIHEYLGIRYAKAPTGDLRWRAPEEPESTTGTLKAQEYAPYCPGVNDGLSSRIDEDCLFANVWTPANATSDSKLPVMVFFQSGGYIRNASPYVNGTQLISASNNNIIFVNFNYRVGMFGFLASKEVKEDGHLNAGLMDQRFLLNWIQKHIEEFGGDPEHVILHGESAGAGSVALQLVAYGGKDEGLFAGAIAESTFMPGIPNPDDLQYQFDRVVNATDCADADDTLKCLRGIKSTDLQAHNAKAPFDGRTYRSYFYWAPTTDGDMFPDLPSKLYEKGEFVKVPLLSGSCTNEGSNYAVNAGTSAQFIRYMQNEYPYLTTEDTETILDLYPQEPKIVKHDTWFPSASRAYGEATFICPTNNILNAFAEHADPKTLWSYRYNVAIEEFTNDGYGVPHVSNAPAVFGPDMTAAKAGPSYRTYNAPMVPIVQNYWISFVRSFDPNTHRDEDAPRWENWGDDQRRLVFELNNNTMESVDKGQRERCEAWLDMSGSTKH, encoded by the exons ATGACAGCCGCTCCAAAGCAGTCGGATCCTGCCTCCGAAGAAGACTCTGTACATGCACCCAATAACGCGAACAACATTCATGATGAAGCGGCAATAAAAAAACAGCCCGGCCGGCAAAAATGGTTCATAATTGGTGCAACTGTGTTCCTAATAGTGCTAATACTGAGCTTGACGTTGGGGCTGTATTACGGACTCAGACAG GGGAAAAGCTCAGATGACGATAAAGAAGAACCCgccaagaagagagaaggacCGTTTGTGGACCTGGGGTACTCCAAATATGAAGGCAATGTCCTCGAGAGCAACATTCATGAGTATCTCGGTATACGCTATGCAAAAGCCCCAACGGGGGATCTTCGATGGAGAGCACCTGAAGAACCCGAGTCCACAACCGGAACGCTAAAGGCTCAAGAG TACGCCCCTTACTGCCCAGGAGTCAACGACGGTCTCAGCTCGCGCATCGACGAAGACTGTCTATTCGCCAACGTATGGACTCCAGCAAATGCAACCTCCGACTCGAAACTCCCCGTCATGGTTTTCTTCCAATCAGGTGGCTACATTAGGAACGCTTCTCCCTACGTGAATGGTACACAGCTCATCTCGGCctcaaacaacaacatcatcttTGTTAACTTCAACTACCGTGTTGGCATGTTTGGGTTCCTCGCTTCCAAGGAGgtcaaagaagatggccacCTTAACGCAGGATTGATGGATCAGAGATTCCTCCTCAACTGGATTCAGAAACACATCGAGGAGTTTGGCGGTGATCCTGAGCATGTTATCCTCCATGGCGAATCTGCGGGTGCCGGATCTGTGGCCCTTCAACTCGTTGCCTATGGTGGAAAAGACGAGGGACTTTTTGCTGGTGCCATTGCTGAGTCGACATTTATGCCTGGCATCCCCAACCCTGACGATCTACAGTATCAGTTCGATCGAGTTGTCAACGCCACAGACTGTGCTGATGCCGACGACACATTGAAGTGCCTCCGCGGAATCAAGTCGACAGACCTCCAAGCCCATAACGCAAAGGCTCCTTTCGACGGCCGCACTTATCGATCTTACTTCTACTGGGCACCCACTACTGATGGTGACATGTTTCCAGACTTGCCTTCTAAGCTCTACGAGAAGGGCGAATTTGTCAAGGTGCCACTACTCTCTGGCTCTTGTACAAATG AAGGATCCAACTATGCCGTCAATGCAGGCACCTCAGCCCAGTTCATACGCTACATGCAAAATGAATACCCCTATTTGACCACAGAAGATACCGAGACCATTCTCGACCTCTACCCACAAGAGCCCAAGATCGTAAAACACGATACTTGGTTTCCCTCAGCCTCGCGCGCGTACGGCGAAGCAACCTTCATCTGCCCTACAAACAACATCCTCAACGCCTTCGCTGAGCACGCCGACCCCAAGACCCTCTGGTCTTATCGCTATAATGTTGCCATTGAAGAGTTCACCAACGACGGCTATGGCGTTCCCCATGTCTCAAATGCGCCCGCCGTGTTTGGCCCTGATATGACAGCTGCCAAAGCTGGCCCCAGCTATCGCACTTACAACGCGCCCATGGTCCCCATTGTCCAGAACTACTGGATCAGTTTTGTCCGTAGCTTCGACCCAAACACTCACCGTGACGAGGATGCTCCTCGCTGGGAGAATTGGGGTGATGACCAACGACGTCTAGTGTTTGAGTTGAACAACAACACAATGGAAAGTGTGGACAAGGGCCAACGGGAGCGATGCGAGGCTTGGTTAGATATGAGTGGCTCTACCAAGCATTAA
- a CDS encoding hypothetical protein (At least one base has a quality score < 10) produces the protein MTAAPKQSDPASEEDSVHAPNNANNIHDEAAIKKQPGRQKWFIIGATVFLIVLILSLTLGLYYGLRQGKSSDDDKEEPAKKREGPFVDLGYSKYEGNVLESNIHEYLGIRYAKAPTGDLRWRAPEEPESTTGTLKAQEYAPYCPGVNDGLSSRIDEDCLFANVWTPANATSDSKLPVMVFFQSGGYIRNASPYVNGTQLISASNNNIIFVNFNYRVGMFGFLASKEVKEDGHLNAGLMDQRFLLNWIQKHIEEFGGDPEHVILHGESAGAGSVALQLVAYGGKDEGLFAGAIAESTFMPGIPNPDDLQYQFDRVVNATDCADADDTLKCLRGIKSTDLQAHNAKAPFDGRTYRSYFYWAPTTDGDMFPDLPSKLYEKGEFVKVPLLSGSCTNGSNYAVNAGTSAQFIRYMQNEYPYLTTEDTETILDLYPQEPKIVKHDTWFPSASRAYGEATFICPTNNILNAFAEHADPKTLWSYRYNVAIEEFTNDGYGVPHVSNAPAVFGPDMTAAKAGPSYRTYNAPMVPIVQNYWISFVRSFDPNTHRDEDAPRWENWGDDQRRLVFELNNNTMESVDKGQRERCEAWLDMSGSTKH, from the exons ATGACAGCCGCTCCAAAGCAGTCGGATCCTGCCTCCGAAGAAGACTCTGTACATGCACCCAATAACGCGAACAACATTCATGATGAAGCGGCAATAAAAAAACAGCCCGGCCGGCAAAAATGGTTCATAATTGGTGCAACTGTGTTCCTAATAGTGCTAATACTGAGCTTGACGTTGGGGCTGTATTACGGACTCAGACAG GGGAAAAGCTCAGATGACGATAAAGAAGAACCCgccaagaagagagaaggacCGTTTGTGGACCTGGGGTACTCCAAATATGAAGGCAATGTCCTCGAGAGCAACATTCATGAGTATCTCGGTATACGCTATGCAAAAGCCCCAACGGGGGATCTTCGATGGAGAGCACCTGAAGAACCCGAGTCCACAACCGGAACGCTAAAGGCTCAAGAG TACGCCCCTTACTGCCCAGGAGTCAACGACGGTCTCAGCTCGCGCATCGACGAAGACTGTCTATTCGCCAACGTATGGACTCCAGCAAATGCAACCTCCGACTCGAAACTCCCCGTCATGGTTTTCTTCCAATCAGGTGGCTACATTAGGAACGCTTCTCCCTACGTGAATGGTACACAGCTCATCTCGGCctcaaacaacaacatcatcttTGTTAACTTCAACTACCGTGTTGGCATGTTTGGGTTCCTCGCTTCCAAGGAGgtcaaagaagatggccacCTTAACGCAGGATTGATGGATCAGAGATTCCTCCTCAACTGGATTCAGAAACACATCGAGGAGTTTGGCGGTGATCCTGAGCATGTTATCCTCCATGGCGAATCTGCGGGTGCCGGATCTGTGGCCCTTCAACTCGTTGCCTATGGTGGAAAAGACGAGGGACTTTTTGCTGGTGCCATTGCTGAGTCGACATTTATGCCTGGCATCCCCAACCCTGACGATCTACAGTATCAGTTCGATCGAGTTGTCAACGCCACAGACTGTGCTGATGCCGACGACACATTGAAGTGCCTCCGCGGAATCAAGTCGACAGACCTCCAAGCCCATAACGCAAAGGCTCCTTTCGACGGCCGCACTTATCGATCTTACTTCTACTGGGCACCCACTACTGATGGTGACATGTTTCCAGACTTGCCTTCTAAGCTCTACGAGAAGGGCGAATTTGTCAAGGTGCCACTACTCTCTGGCTCTTGTACAAATG GATCCAACTATGCCGTCAATGCAGGCACCTCAGCCCAGTTCATACGCTACATGCAAAATGAATACCCCTATTTGACCACAGAAGATACCGAGACCATTCTCGACCTCTACCCACAAGAGCCCAAGATCGTAAAACACGATACTTGGTTTCCCTCAGCCTCGCGCGCGTACGGCGAAGCAACCTTCATCTGCCCTACAAACAACATCCTCAACGCCTTCGCTGAGCACGCCGACCCCAAGACCCTCTGGTCTTATCGCTATAATGTTGCCATTGAAGAGTTCACCAACGACGGCTATGGCGTTCCCCATGTCTCAAATGCGCCCGCCGTGTTTGGCCCTGATATGACAGCTGCCAAAGCTGGCCCCAGCTATCGCACTTACAACGCGCCCATGGTCCCCATTGTCCAGAACTACTGGATCAGTTTTGTCCGTAGCTTCGACCCAAACACTCACCGTGACGAGGATGCTCCTCGCTGGGAGAATTGGGGTGATGACCAACGACGTCTAGTGTTTGAGTTGAACAACAACACAATGGAAAGTGTGGACAAGGGCCAACGGGAGCGATGCGAGGCTTGGTTAGATATGAGTGGCTCTACCAAGCATTAA
- a CDS encoding hypothetical protein (At least one base has a quality score < 10): MVHNWCNCVPNSANTELDVGAVLRTQTGMLQLITQAQSLAVCRIQSEARLNLCSPKEHNVDETAAKDNTNQTPPPQPSDNPNNNSDDNDNNKDKGKSSDDDKEEPAKKREGPFVDLGYSKYEGNVLESNIHEYLGIRYAKAPTGDLRWRAPEEPESTTGTLKAQEYAPYCPGVNDGLSSRIDEDCLFANVWTPANATSDSKLPVMVFFQSGGYIRNASPYVNGTQLISASNNNIIFVNFNYRVGMFGFLASKEVKEDGHLNAGLMDQRFLLNWIQKHIEEFGGDPEHVILHGESAGAGSVALQLVAYGGKDEGLFAGAIAESTFMPGIPNPDDLQYQFDRVVNATDCADADDTLKCLRGIKSTDLQAHNAKAPFDGRTYRSYFYWAPTTDGDMFPDLPSKLYEKGEFVKVPLLSGSCTNEGSNYAVNAGTSAQFIRYMQNEYPYLTTEDTETILDLYPQEPKIVKHDTWFPSASRAYGEATFICPTNNILNAFAEHADPKTLWSYRYNVAIEEFTNDGYGVPHVSNAPAVFGPDMTAAKAGPSYRTYNAPMVPIVQNYWISFVRSFDPNTHRDEDAPRWENWGDDQRRLVFELNNNTMESVDKGQRERCEAWLDMSGSTKH, translated from the exons ATGGTTCATAATTGGTGCAACTGTGTTCCTAATAGTGCTAATACTGAGCTTGACGTTGGGGCTGTATTACGGACTCAGACAGGTATGTTGCAACTGATCACTCAAGCACAGTCTTTGGCAGTCTGTAGAATACAATCTGAAGCACGACTAAACCTGTGTTCTCCAAAGGAACACAATGTTGATGAAACCGCCGCCAAAGACAACACCAACCAAACTCCCCCTCCACAACCCAGCGATAATCCAAACAACAACTCAGATGACAATGATAATAACAAAGACAAGGGGAAAAGCTCAGATGACGATAAAGAAGAACCCgccaagaagagagaaggacCGTTTGTGGACCTGGGGTACTCCAAATATGAAGGCAATGTCCTCGAGAGCAACATTCATGAGTATCTCGGTATACGCTATGCAAAAGCCCCAACGGGGGATCTTCGATGGAGAGCACCTGAAGAACCCGAGTCCACAACCGGAACGCTAAAGGCTCAAGAG TACGCCCCTTACTGCCCAGGAGTCAACGACGGTCTCAGCTCGCGCATCGACGAAGACTGTCTATTCGCCAACGTATGGACTCCAGCAAATGCAACCTCCGACTCGAAACTCCCCGTCATGGTTTTCTTCCAATCAGGTGGCTACATTAGGAACGCTTCTCCCTACGTGAATGGTACACAGCTCATCTCGGCctcaaacaacaacatcatcttTGTTAACTTCAACTACCGTGTTGGCATGTTTGGGTTCCTCGCTTCCAAGGAGgtcaaagaagatggccacCTTAACGCAGGATTGATGGATCAGAGATTCCTCCTCAACTGGATTCAGAAACACATCGAGGAGTTTGGCGGTGATCCTGAGCATGTTATCCTCCATGGCGAATCTGCGGGTGCCGGATCTGTGGCCCTTCAACTCGTTGCCTATGGTGGAAAAGACGAGGGACTTTTTGCTGGTGCCATTGCTGAGTCGACATTTATGCCTGGCATCCCCAACCCTGACGATCTACAGTATCAGTTCGATCGAGTTGTCAACGCCACAGACTGTGCTGATGCCGACGACACATTGAAGTGCCTCCGCGGAATCAAGTCGACAGACCTCCAAGCCCATAACGCAAAGGCTCCTTTCGACGGCCGCACTTATCGATCTTACTTCTACTGGGCACCCACTACTGATGGTGACATGTTTCCAGACTTGCCTTCTAAGCTCTACGAGAAGGGCGAATTTGTCAAGGTGCCACTACTCTCTGGCTCTTGTACAAATG AAGGATCCAACTATGCCGTCAATGCAGGCACCTCAGCCCAGTTCATACGCTACATGCAAAATGAATACCCCTATTTGACCACAGAAGATACCGAGACCATTCTCGACCTCTACCCACAAGAGCCCAAGATCGTAAAACACGATACTTGGTTTCCCTCAGCCTCGCGCGCGTACGGCGAAGCAACCTTCATCTGCCCTACAAACAACATCCTCAACGCCTTCGCTGAGCACGCCGACCCCAAGACCCTCTGGTCTTATCGCTATAATGTTGCCATTGAAGAGTTCACCAACGACGGCTATGGCGTTCCCCATGTCTCAAATGCGCCCGCCGTGTTTGGCCCTGATATGACAGCTGCCAAAGCTGGCCCCAGCTATCGCACTTACAACGCGCCCATGGTCCCCATTGTCCAGAACTACTGGATCAGTTTTGTCCGTAGCTTCGACCCAAACACTCACCGTGACGAGGATGCTCCTCGCTGGGAGAATTGGGGTGATGACCAACGACGTCTAGTGTTTGAGTTGAACAACAACACAATGGAAAGTGTGGACAAGGGCCAACGGGAGCGATGCGAGGCTTGGTTAGATATGAGTGGCTCTACCAAGCATTAA
- a CDS encoding hypothetical protein (At least one base has a quality score < 10), translating into MTAAPKQSDPASEEDSVHAPNNANNIHDEAAIKKQPGRQKWFIIGATVFLIVLILSLTLGLYYGLRQEHNVDETAAKDNTNQTPPPQPSDNPNNNSDDNDNNKDKGKSSDDDKEEPAKKREGPFVDLGYSKYEGNVLESNIHEYLGIRYAKAPTGDLRWRAPEEPESTTGTLKAQEYAPYCPGVNDGLSSRIDEDCLFANVWTPANATSDSKLPVMVFFQSGGYIRNASPYVNGTQLISASNNNIIFVNFNYRVGMFGFLASKEVKEDGHLNAGLMDQRFLLNWIQKHIEEFGGDPEHVILHGESAGAGSVALQLVAYGGKDEGLFAGAIAESTFMPGIPNPDDLQYQFDRVVNATDCADADDTLKCLRGIKSTDLQAHNAKAPFDGRTYRSYFYWAPTTDGDMFPDLPSKLYEKGEFVKVPLLSGSCTNEGSNYAVNAGTSAQFIRYMQNEYPYLTTEDTETILDLYPQEPKIVKHDTWFPSASRAYGEATFICPTNNILNAFAEHADPKTLWSYRYNVAIEEFTNDGYGVPHVSNAPAVFGPDMTAAKAGPSYRTYNAPMVPIVQNYWISFVRSFDPNTHRDEDAPRWENWGDDQRRLVFELNNNTMESVDKGQRERCEAWLDMSGSTKH; encoded by the exons ATGACAGCCGCTCCAAAGCAGTCGGATCCTGCCTCCGAAGAAGACTCTGTACATGCACCCAATAACGCGAACAACATTCATGATGAAGCGGCAATAAAAAAACAGCCCGGCCGGCAAAAATGGTTCATAATTGGTGCAACTGTGTTCCTAATAGTGCTAATACTGAGCTTGACGTTGGGGCTGTATTACGGACTCAGACAG GAACACAATGTTGATGAAACCGCCGCCAAAGACAACACCAACCAAACTCCCCCTCCACAACCCAGCGATAATCCAAACAACAACTCAGATGACAATGATAATAACAAAGACAAGGGGAAAAGCTCAGATGACGATAAAGAAGAACCCgccaagaagagagaaggacCGTTTGTGGACCTGGGGTACTCCAAATATGAAGGCAATGTCCTCGAGAGCAACATTCATGAGTATCTCGGTATACGCTATGCAAAAGCCCCAACGGGGGATCTTCGATGGAGAGCACCTGAAGAACCCGAGTCCACAACCGGAACGCTAAAGGCTCAAGAG TACGCCCCTTACTGCCCAGGAGTCAACGACGGTCTCAGCTCGCGCATCGACGAAGACTGTCTATTCGCCAACGTATGGACTCCAGCAAATGCAACCTCCGACTCGAAACTCCCCGTCATGGTTTTCTTCCAATCAGGTGGCTACATTAGGAACGCTTCTCCCTACGTGAATGGTACACAGCTCATCTCGGCctcaaacaacaacatcatcttTGTTAACTTCAACTACCGTGTTGGCATGTTTGGGTTCCTCGCTTCCAAGGAGgtcaaagaagatggccacCTTAACGCAGGATTGATGGATCAGAGATTCCTCCTCAACTGGATTCAGAAACACATCGAGGAGTTTGGCGGTGATCCTGAGCATGTTATCCTCCATGGCGAATCTGCGGGTGCCGGATCTGTGGCCCTTCAACTCGTTGCCTATGGTGGAAAAGACGAGGGACTTTTTGCTGGTGCCATTGCTGAGTCGACATTTATGCCTGGCATCCCCAACCCTGACGATCTACAGTATCAGTTCGATCGAGTTGTCAACGCCACAGACTGTGCTGATGCCGACGACACATTGAAGTGCCTCCGCGGAATCAAGTCGACAGACCTCCAAGCCCATAACGCAAAGGCTCCTTTCGACGGCCGCACTTATCGATCTTACTTCTACTGGGCACCCACTACTGATGGTGACATGTTTCCAGACTTGCCTTCTAAGCTCTACGAGAAGGGCGAATTTGTCAAGGTGCCACTACTCTCTGGCTCTTGTACAAATG AAGGATCCAACTATGCCGTCAATGCAGGCACCTCAGCCCAGTTCATACGCTACATGCAAAATGAATACCCCTATTTGACCACAGAAGATACCGAGACCATTCTCGACCTCTACCCACAAGAGCCCAAGATCGTAAAACACGATACTTGGTTTCCCTCAGCCTCGCGCGCGTACGGCGAAGCAACCTTCATCTGCCCTACAAACAACATCCTCAACGCCTTCGCTGAGCACGCCGACCCCAAGACCCTCTGGTCTTATCGCTATAATGTTGCCATTGAAGAGTTCACCAACGACGGCTATGGCGTTCCCCATGTCTCAAATGCGCCCGCCGTGTTTGGCCCTGATATGACAGCTGCCAAAGCTGGCCCCAGCTATCGCACTTACAACGCGCCCATGGTCCCCATTGTCCAGAACTACTGGATCAGTTTTGTCCGTAGCTTCGACCCAAACACTCACCGTGACGAGGATGCTCCTCGCTGGGAGAATTGGGGTGATGACCAACGACGTCTAGTGTTTGAGTTGAACAACAACACAATGGAAAGTGTGGACAAGGGCCAACGGGAGCGATGCGAGGCTTGGTTAGATATGAGTGGCTCTACCAAGCATTAA